One segment of Macaca fascicularis isolate 582-1 chromosome 4, T2T-MFA8v1.1 DNA contains the following:
- the PDCD2 gene encoding programmed cell death protein 2 isoform X1, translating to MAAAGARLVELGFAESAPAWRLRSEQFPSKVGGRPAWLGAAGLPGPRALACALCGRPLSFLLQVYAPLPGRADAFHRGIFLFCCREPPCCAGLRVFRNQLPRKNDFYSYEPPSENPPPETGESVCLQLKSGAHLCRVCGCLGPKTCSRCHRAYYCGKEHQTLDWRLGHKQTCAQPDHFDHIIPDHNFLFPEFEIVIETEEEIMPEVVEKEDYSEITGSMGEALEEELDSMAKHESREDTIFQKFKTQIALEPEQILRYGRGIAPIWISGENIPQEKDIPDCPCGAKRILEFQVMPQLLNYLKADRLGKSIDWGILAVFTCAESCSLGTGYTEEFVWKQDVTATP from the exons ATGGCTGCCGCCGGGGCCAGACTTGTGGAGCTGGGCTTCGCCGAGTCAGCGCCGGCGTGGCGACTGCGCAGCGAGCAGTTCCCCAGCAAGGTGGGCGGGCGGCCGGCATGGCTGGGCGCGGCCGGGCTGCCCGGGCCCCGGGCCCTGGCTTGCGCGCTGTGCGGCCGCCCGCTCTCCTTCCTGCTGCAGGTGTACGCGCCGCTGCCCGGCCGCGCGGACGCCTTCCACCGCGGCATCTTCCTCTTCTGCTGCCGCGAGCCGCCGTGCTGTGCCGGCCTGCGAG TTTTTAGGAATCAGCTACCCAGGAAAAACGATTTTTACTCATATGAGCCACCTTCTGAGAATCCTCCCCCAGAAACAGGAGAATCAGTGTGTCTCCAGCTTAAGTCTGGTGCTCATCTCTGCAGGGTTTGTGGCTGTTTAGGCCCCAAAACGTGCTCCAGATGCCACAGAGCATATTACTGCGGCAAGGAGCATCAGACCCTAGACTGGAGATTGGGACATAAGCAGACTTGTGCACAACCAG ATCATTTCGACCATATAATTCCAGACCACAACTTCCTTTTTCCAGAATTTGAAATTGTAATAGAAACAGAAGAGGAGATTATGCCTGAGGTTGTGGAAAAGGAAGATTACTCAGAGATTACAGGGAGCATGG GTGAAGCACTTGAGGAAGAACTGGATTCCATGGCAAAACATGAATCCAGGGAAGATACAATTTTTCAGAAGTTTAAAACTCAGATAGCCCTTGAACCAGAACAG ATTCTTAGATATGGCAGAGGTATTGCCCCCATCTGGATTTCTGGTGAAAATATTCCTCAAGAAAAGGATATTCCAGATTGCCCCTGTGGTGCCAAGAGAATACTGGAATTCCAG GTCATGCCTCAGCTCCTAAACTACCTGAAGGCTGACAGACTGGGCAAGAGCATTGACTGGGGCATCCTGGCTGTCTTCACCTGTGCTGAGAGCTGCAGCTTGGGTACTGGCTATACAGAAGAATTTGTGTGGAAGCAGGATGTAACAGCTACGCCGTAA
- the PDCD2 gene encoding programmed cell death protein 2 isoform X3 gives MAAAGARLVELGFAESAPAWRLRSEQFPSKVGGRPAWLGAAGLPGPRALACALCGRPLSFLLQVYAPLPGRADAFHRGIFLFCCREPPCCAGLRVFRNQLPRKNDFYSYEPPSENPPPETGESVCLQLKSGAHLCRVCGCLGPKTCSRCHRAYYCGKEHQTLDWRLGHKQTCAQPDHFDHIIPDHNFLFPEFEIVIETEEEIMPEVVEKEDYSEITGSMGI, from the exons ATGGCTGCCGCCGGGGCCAGACTTGTGGAGCTGGGCTTCGCCGAGTCAGCGCCGGCGTGGCGACTGCGCAGCGAGCAGTTCCCCAGCAAGGTGGGCGGGCGGCCGGCATGGCTGGGCGCGGCCGGGCTGCCCGGGCCCCGGGCCCTGGCTTGCGCGCTGTGCGGCCGCCCGCTCTCCTTCCTGCTGCAGGTGTACGCGCCGCTGCCCGGCCGCGCGGACGCCTTCCACCGCGGCATCTTCCTCTTCTGCTGCCGCGAGCCGCCGTGCTGTGCCGGCCTGCGAG TTTTTAGGAATCAGCTACCCAGGAAAAACGATTTTTACTCATATGAGCCACCTTCTGAGAATCCTCCCCCAGAAACAGGAGAATCAGTGTGTCTCCAGCTTAAGTCTGGTGCTCATCTCTGCAGGGTTTGTGGCTGTTTAGGCCCCAAAACGTGCTCCAGATGCCACAGAGCATATTACTGCGGCAAGGAGCATCAGACCCTAGACTGGAGATTGGGACATAAGCAGACTTGTGCACAACCAG ATCATTTCGACCATATAATTCCAGACCACAACTTCCTTTTTCCAGAATTTGAAATTGTAATAGAAACAGAAGAGGAGATTATGCCTGAGGTTGTGGAAAAGGAAGATTACTCAGAGATTACAGGGAGCATGG GGATATAA
- the PDCD2 gene encoding programmed cell death protein 2 isoform X2 — MAAAGARLVELGFAESAPAWRLRSEQFPSKVGGRPAWLGAAGLPGPRALACALCGRPLSFLLQVYAPLPGRADAFHRGIFLFCCREPPCCAGLRVFRNQLPRKNDFYSYEPPSENPPPETGESVCLQLKSGAHLCRVCGCLGPKTCSRCHRAYYCGKEHQTLDWRLGHKQTCAQPDHFDHIIPDHNFLFPEFEIVIETEEEIMPEVVEKEDYSEITGSMGTPGSLERWLVPELGQEMFI, encoded by the exons ATGGCTGCCGCCGGGGCCAGACTTGTGGAGCTGGGCTTCGCCGAGTCAGCGCCGGCGTGGCGACTGCGCAGCGAGCAGTTCCCCAGCAAGGTGGGCGGGCGGCCGGCATGGCTGGGCGCGGCCGGGCTGCCCGGGCCCCGGGCCCTGGCTTGCGCGCTGTGCGGCCGCCCGCTCTCCTTCCTGCTGCAGGTGTACGCGCCGCTGCCCGGCCGCGCGGACGCCTTCCACCGCGGCATCTTCCTCTTCTGCTGCCGCGAGCCGCCGTGCTGTGCCGGCCTGCGAG TTTTTAGGAATCAGCTACCCAGGAAAAACGATTTTTACTCATATGAGCCACCTTCTGAGAATCCTCCCCCAGAAACAGGAGAATCAGTGTGTCTCCAGCTTAAGTCTGGTGCTCATCTCTGCAGGGTTTGTGGCTGTTTAGGCCCCAAAACGTGCTCCAGATGCCACAGAGCATATTACTGCGGCAAGGAGCATCAGACCCTAGACTGGAGATTGGGACATAAGCAGACTTGTGCACAACCAG ATCATTTCGACCATATAATTCCAGACCACAACTTCCTTTTTCCAGAATTTGAAATTGTAATAGAAACAGAAGAGGAGATTATGCCTGAGGTTGTGGAAAAGGAAGATTACTCAGAGATTACAGGGAGCATGG GAACTCCAGGCTCTTTGGAGAGGTGGTTGGTTCCAGAACTGGGTCAGGAAATGTTCATATAA